A window of the Tessaracoccus sp. MC1865 genome harbors these coding sequences:
- a CDS encoding nitrate/nitrite transporter yields MTKHLIEVAPIHDTGKGAGRVLTMSTIAFTLMFAVWLMFGILGIPIQKELGISDEELSWIAALAVLNGSMWRLPAGIIADRIGGRKVTLFLLFACAVPAYLVSLADNYTMLLVLAFLVGFAGNLFSVGTTWNSAWHSKSRQGLALGVFGAGNVGASVTKFIGPVLITTTAGSTFFLGIQGGWRLIPVIYAVLLVITGVATWLIVPRVDRAPGTAKPVSEMLKPLSNVRVWRFSVYYVAVFGAYVALSAWLPKYYVDNFDVDLAVAGLLTATFIFPASLLRPVGGWMSDRWGARKVMYWTFALMLVTSGILMMPNGHITIVHPDGAQTQHLHYSMQLPWFVLVVFLLGCAMGFGKAAVFKHIPEYFPENVGSVGGLVGTLGGLGGFILPPLFAYSKTWSGFPSSTFFVIFVLTVICAAWMHITIVRMLHEETPQLAGTIERPMEEATQ; encoded by the coding sequence TTGACCAAACACCTCATCGAGGTCGCGCCCATCCACGACACCGGCAAGGGCGCAGGCCGGGTACTCACGATGTCCACCATCGCATTCACCCTGATGTTCGCCGTGTGGCTCATGTTCGGCATCCTCGGCATCCCCATCCAGAAGGAACTGGGGATCTCGGACGAAGAACTCAGCTGGATCGCCGCCTTGGCCGTCCTCAACGGGTCGATGTGGCGGCTGCCCGCAGGCATCATCGCCGACCGCATCGGCGGCCGTAAGGTCACGCTCTTCCTGCTGTTCGCCTGTGCCGTCCCCGCCTATCTGGTCTCGCTCGCGGACAACTACACGATGCTCCTGGTCCTGGCGTTCCTCGTGGGCTTCGCGGGCAACCTCTTCTCCGTGGGCACCACCTGGAACTCCGCGTGGCACTCGAAGAGCCGCCAGGGTCTCGCGCTGGGCGTGTTCGGGGCCGGCAACGTCGGCGCGTCGGTCACCAAATTCATCGGCCCCGTCCTGATCACCACCACAGCCGGCTCCACCTTCTTCCTGGGCATCCAGGGTGGGTGGCGGCTCATCCCCGTGATCTACGCGGTGCTGCTTGTCATCACGGGCGTCGCCACGTGGCTGATCGTGCCGCGCGTGGATCGCGCCCCCGGCACCGCGAAGCCCGTCTCCGAGATGCTCAAGCCGCTCAGTAACGTGCGCGTGTGGCGCTTCAGCGTCTACTACGTGGCCGTGTTCGGCGCCTACGTGGCGTTGTCGGCGTGGCTGCCGAAGTACTACGTGGACAACTTCGACGTCGACCTCGCCGTCGCGGGCCTGCTGACGGCCACCTTCATCTTCCCGGCGTCGCTGCTGCGGCCCGTCGGCGGCTGGATGAGCGACCGGTGGGGCGCCCGCAAGGTCATGTACTGGACGTTCGCCCTGATGCTGGTCACCAGCGGCATCCTCATGATGCCCAACGGCCACATCACCATCGTGCATCCCGACGGTGCCCAGACCCAGCACCTGCACTACTCCATGCAACTGCCCTGGTTCGTCCTCGTGGTGTTCCTGCTGGGCTGTGCCATGGGCTTCGGCAAGGCGGCGGTGTTCAAGCACATCCCCGAGTACTTCCCGGAGAACGTCGGCTCGGTCGGCGGGCTCGTCGGCACGCTCGGCGGCCTGGGCGGCTTCATCCTGCCGCCCCTGTTCGCCTACTCGAAGACATGGTCCGGGTTCCCGAGCAGCACGTTCTTCGTCATCTTCGTCCTCACGGTGATCTGCGCCGCGTGGATGCACATCACCATCGTCCGGATGCTCCATGAGGAGACCCCGCAACTCGCCGGCACGATCGAACGCCCCATGGAGGAGGCCACGCAATGA
- the narI gene encoding respiratory nitrate reductase subunit gamma — MKFLLWGVLPYVVLFVLVGGLIWRYKFDQFGWTTRSSQMYESKLLKVASPLFHFALIAVLMGHLVGLLIPKVFTDWVGLDQHSYHLGAYYGGGLAGLALVVGLALLIWRRRRTGSVFAATTWNDKIMYLVLATVIGLGMVATLTGDRFADGTEHNYRETVSIWFRSLFVLQPDVDAMAASTWQFQTHVVIGLLLFAITPFTRLVHAFSAPFHYLFRPYIVYRTRDTSPRHSATRTGRGWDPVGTRDNEKTRR; from the coding sequence ATGAAATTCCTGCTCTGGGGCGTGCTGCCCTACGTCGTTCTCTTCGTCCTGGTGGGCGGCCTGATCTGGCGCTACAAGTTCGACCAGTTCGGCTGGACCACCCGATCGTCGCAGATGTACGAGTCCAAGCTCCTCAAGGTCGCCTCCCCGCTGTTCCACTTCGCGCTGATCGCCGTGCTCATGGGCCACCTCGTGGGCCTGTTGATCCCCAAGGTGTTCACGGACTGGGTCGGCCTCGACCAGCACTCGTACCACCTGGGTGCCTACTACGGCGGCGGTCTCGCCGGCCTGGCGCTCGTCGTCGGCCTGGCCCTGCTGATCTGGCGTCGTCGGCGCACCGGCTCGGTGTTCGCGGCCACCACCTGGAACGACAAGATCATGTATCTGGTCCTCGCCACGGTCATCGGCCTGGGCATGGTCGCCACCCTCACCGGCGACCGGTTCGCCGACGGCACCGAACACAACTACCGCGAGACCGTCTCCATCTGGTTCCGCTCACTGTTCGTCCTCCAGCCCGACGTGGACGCGATGGCCGCTTCCACCTGGCAGTTCCAGACGCACGTGGTCATCGGCCTGCTGCTGTTCGCCATCACGCCGTTCACCCGGTTGGTGCACGCCTTCTCAGCACCGTTCCACTACCTGTTCCGTCCCTACATCGTGTACCGCACCCGCGACACCTCGCCGCGCCACTCCGCCACCCGCACGGGTCGCGGATGGGATCCGGTGGGGACCCGTGACAACGAGAAAACCCGCCGCTAG
- the narJ gene encoding nitrate reductase molybdenum cofactor assembly chaperone: protein MSAVIFQAAGLLLTYPDEELLGRLDLVEEAVGQSRAAADFAPTIAHLRSKPLMELQSWHVQEFDLSRRHALHLTYWTDGDTRRRGEVLAAIKQTYRDSGLLVDLDGELPDFLPMVLEFAAVGNPELGVALLNKFRASLELLRIGLAEDKLPQTGLLAAICAELGGASPQSRAEVRDLMAGPPAETVGLEQTLLPYPTMQGAAR, encoded by the coding sequence ATGAGCGCCGTCATCTTCCAGGCCGCCGGCCTGCTGCTGACGTACCCCGATGAGGAGCTCCTGGGCCGCCTCGACCTCGTGGAGGAGGCGGTGGGGCAGAGCCGCGCCGCCGCAGACTTCGCGCCGACGATCGCCCACCTGCGCTCCAAGCCGCTGATGGAATTGCAGTCCTGGCACGTTCAGGAGTTCGACCTGTCCCGCCGCCACGCGCTCCACCTGACGTACTGGACCGACGGCGACACCCGCCGTCGCGGGGAGGTGCTGGCCGCGATCAAGCAGACCTACCGCGACTCCGGCCTGCTCGTCGACCTCGACGGCGAACTGCCGGATTTCCTGCCGATGGTGCTCGAATTCGCCGCGGTCGGGAATCCCGAGCTGGGCGTCGCACTGCTCAACAAGTTCCGGGCTTCGCTCGAACTGCTGCGCATCGGCCTGGCTGAGGACAAGCTGCCCCAGACAGGGCTGCTGGCCGCCATCTGCGCCGAGTTGGGCGGCGCCTCGCCGCAGTCGCGCGCCGAGGTGCGCGACCTCATGGCCGGACCGCCTGCTGAAACCGTCGGCCTGGAGCAGACCCTCCTGCCATATCCCACGATGCAAGGAGCCGCACGATGA
- the narH gene encoding nitrate reductase subunit beta, translated as MAKQRRVMAQVAMVMNLDKCIGCHTCSVTCKQAWTNRAGTEYVWFNNVETRPGLGYPRQYEDQEKWQGGWVRTKSGRLKLRSGGRFKKLLSIFASPVQPELGDYYEPWTYDYENLIQAPLGDDFPVARPKSLITGDNMAISASANWDDSLGGISETIDQDPIVRKLREEANQEIKAEYEKTFMFFVPRICEHCLNPSCMAACPSGAIYKRAEDGIVLVDQDKCRGWRQCITGCPYKKIYFNHRSGKAEKCTMCYPRLEVGLPTVCSETCVGRLRYIGIILYDPDMVTKAALADDKDLYEAQLDLMLDPKDPEVIRDAKANGIPSDWLEAAQRSPVYALIKHFKVALPLHPEYRTMPMVWYVPPLSPVVDLLKAQGHDSEAGGNLFGAIDTLRIPVEYLAELFTAGDADVVTLVLQKLAAMRSYMRDVTLGRERQPELAHAVGMEPKALEQMYRLLAIAKYDERYVIPKAHREDAHNLEEMGCSLDFDGGPGAGGEGPFGSSSGRPIPVAIESFASAKARQTDPGAV; from the coding sequence ATGGCAAAGCAGCGACGTGTCATGGCCCAGGTGGCCATGGTGATGAACCTGGACAAGTGCATCGGGTGCCACACGTGTTCCGTGACGTGCAAGCAGGCGTGGACCAACCGCGCCGGCACCGAGTACGTCTGGTTCAACAACGTGGAGACCCGCCCGGGCCTCGGCTACCCCAGGCAGTACGAGGACCAGGAGAAGTGGCAGGGCGGCTGGGTCCGCACCAAGTCGGGCCGGCTGAAGCTGCGCTCGGGGGGCAGGTTCAAGAAGCTCCTGAGCATCTTCGCCTCGCCCGTACAGCCTGAACTGGGCGACTACTACGAGCCGTGGACCTACGACTACGAGAACCTCATCCAGGCCCCGCTCGGCGACGACTTCCCGGTTGCGCGCCCCAAGTCGCTGATCACCGGCGACAACATGGCGATCTCGGCCTCGGCCAACTGGGACGACTCGCTGGGCGGCATCAGCGAGACGATCGACCAGGACCCCATCGTGCGCAAACTGCGCGAAGAGGCGAACCAGGAGATCAAGGCGGAGTACGAGAAGACCTTCATGTTCTTCGTGCCCCGCATCTGCGAGCACTGCCTCAACCCGTCCTGCATGGCCGCTTGCCCGTCTGGCGCCATCTACAAGCGTGCGGAAGACGGCATCGTGCTGGTGGACCAGGACAAGTGCCGCGGCTGGCGCCAGTGCATCACCGGTTGCCCGTACAAGAAGATCTACTTCAACCACCGCTCCGGCAAGGCCGAGAAGTGCACCATGTGCTATCCCCGCCTGGAAGTGGGGCTGCCGACGGTGTGCTCCGAGACCTGCGTGGGGCGCCTGCGCTACATCGGCATCATCCTCTACGACCCGGACATGGTCACCAAGGCCGCGCTCGCCGATGACAAGGACCTCTACGAGGCCCAGCTCGACCTGATGCTGGACCCGAAGGACCCCGAGGTCATCCGCGACGCCAAGGCCAACGGCATCCCGTCGGACTGGCTGGAGGCCGCCCAGCGTTCCCCTGTCTACGCGCTGATCAAGCACTTCAAGGTCGCGCTGCCGCTGCACCCGGAGTACCGGACCATGCCGATGGTCTGGTACGTGCCGCCGCTGTCGCCGGTGGTGGACCTGCTGAAGGCGCAGGGCCACGACTCCGAGGCGGGCGGCAACCTGTTCGGTGCCATCGACACGCTGCGCATCCCCGTGGAGTACCTGGCGGAGCTGTTCACCGCGGGCGACGCCGACGTGGTCACCCTGGTGCTGCAGAAGCTGGCGGCCATGCGCTCGTACATGCGTGACGTGACGCTCGGCCGCGAGCGGCAGCCGGAGTTGGCGCACGCCGTCGGCATGGAGCCCAAGGCGCTGGAGCAGATGTACCGGTTGCTGGCCATCGCGAAGTACGACGAGCGCTACGTCATCCCCAAGGCGCACCGGGAGGACGCCCACAACCTGGAGGAGATGGGCTGCTCGCTCGACTTCGACGGCGGACCGGGCGCGGGTGGCGAGGGGCCGTTCGGCTCGTCGTCCGGGCGCCCCATACCTGTGGCCATCGAGAGCTTCGCCTCGGCGAAGGCCCGCCAGACGGACCCGGGGGCGGTGTGA
- a CDS encoding nitrate reductase subunit alpha produces MSTDSARLDGPASDALLKLGRYFTQWETTDDDRAVFREGGRQGDVFYRDRWSHDKVVRSTHGVNCTGSCSWKVYVKDGIITWEAQQTDYPTTGPDRPEYEPRGCPRGAAFSWYTYSPTRVRYPYGRGVLIEMYREAKKRLGDPVEAFREISTDPAKRRRYQQARGKGGLVRISWDEALEIAAASYVNTIKNYGPDRVVSFSPIPAMSQVSHAIGTRFTHLIGGAMTSFYDWYADLPVASPQVFGDQTDVPESGDWWDATYLMMWGSNVPVTRTPDAHWMAEVRYRGTKVVTVAPDYADNVKFADEWLPAQAGTDAALAMAMGHVMLKENFVDRQVPYFQDYVKQYTDLGMLITLVEHPNGHGLTAGKFLTAADLPEHADKPDAAFKTVMWDQAAAGPAVPNGSMGFRYNEDGAGQWNLELGSIDPALSLLGQADTQGVEVALPVFEDPKGVGSIIRRGVPARKVGDHLVTTVFDLMLAQYGVGRDGLPGTWAKGYDDVDSPYTPAWQAEITSVPAEACIRTAREFAQNSEESKGRTMIIIGAGICHWFHADTTYRSIMALLMLTGCIGKNGGGWAHYVGQEKCRPMTGWFNMANAMDWSRPPRTMIGTAYWYMHTDQWRTDGFSADRIKSPLSTGSLDGVHTADAVALSHRLGWMPFYPQFDANPLDLADEAQAAVDRGEAASVQDYVAAKLKSGEIKSSVEDIDAPQNWPRTMILWRSNLFGSSAKGNEYFLKHLLGTHNNVMENQHGADLRPEVVKWHDEAPEGKLDLLITADFRMTSSTLLSDIVFPAATWYEKYDLSSTDMHPYVHAFTPAIDPPWETKSDFDVFAELAIKFSEMAKGRLDTRRDLVAVAMQHDTPGQLAQPGGTVPDWRGTDLPAVPGRNLPILQVVERDYTAIADKLLTVGPLAEELGFTVKNITYDVSHQVGELGKLHGVYPSGPAAGRPAINTDKRLAEAILMFSGTTNGELATQGFRTLEKKTGRRLADLSEGLEERRITFAQTQQAPQPVITSPEWSGSETGGRRYAAFTINVERLKPWHTLSGRMHFFLDHDWMTDAGENLPTFRPPLDMTAAYGEPELGPTGEKQITLRYLTVHNKWSIHSEYQDNLLMLSLGRGGPQAWLSVADAASIGVRDNDWIELTNANGVFVARAVVTPKLPDGVAYVQHAQERTIDVPKSEATGRRGGIHNSVTRILLKATHLIGGYAHQAYAFNYIGPTGVQRDIVSTVRRRSQEVQY; encoded by the coding sequence ATGAGTACAGATTCCGCGCGCCTTGACGGCCCCGCCTCTGACGCCCTCCTCAAACTCGGGCGGTACTTCACTCAATGGGAGACCACAGACGATGATCGGGCCGTGTTCCGCGAGGGCGGACGCCAAGGCGACGTGTTCTACCGCGACAGGTGGAGCCATGACAAGGTGGTGCGCTCGACGCACGGCGTGAACTGCACCGGATCCTGCTCGTGGAAGGTCTACGTCAAGGACGGCATCATCACGTGGGAGGCCCAGCAGACCGACTATCCCACCACGGGTCCTGACCGCCCCGAGTACGAGCCGCGCGGCTGCCCCCGCGGCGCCGCGTTCTCCTGGTACACCTACTCCCCGACGCGGGTGCGCTACCCGTACGGCCGCGGCGTCCTCATCGAGATGTACCGCGAGGCCAAGAAGCGGCTCGGCGACCCGGTGGAGGCGTTCCGCGAGATCTCGACGGACCCCGCCAAGCGCCGCCGCTACCAGCAGGCCCGCGGCAAGGGTGGCCTCGTGCGGATCAGCTGGGACGAGGCGCTCGAGATCGCCGCCGCCAGCTACGTCAACACCATCAAGAACTACGGCCCTGACCGGGTGGTGTCGTTCTCACCCATCCCGGCGATGAGCCAGGTCAGCCACGCCATCGGCACGCGCTTCACGCACCTCATCGGCGGCGCCATGACGAGCTTCTACGACTGGTACGCCGACCTCCCCGTCGCGTCGCCCCAGGTCTTTGGCGACCAGACGGACGTGCCGGAATCCGGCGACTGGTGGGACGCCACCTACCTCATGATGTGGGGCTCCAACGTGCCGGTCACCCGCACGCCGGACGCGCACTGGATGGCCGAGGTCCGCTACCGCGGCACGAAGGTGGTCACCGTCGCCCCGGACTACGCGGACAACGTGAAGTTCGCCGACGAGTGGCTCCCCGCCCAGGCGGGCACCGACGCCGCCCTGGCGATGGCGATGGGCCACGTGATGCTCAAGGAGAACTTCGTCGACCGCCAGGTGCCCTACTTCCAGGACTACGTGAAGCAGTACACGGACCTGGGCATGCTGATCACGCTGGTGGAGCACCCGAACGGCCACGGCCTGACCGCCGGTAAGTTCCTCACCGCGGCAGACCTGCCCGAGCACGCCGACAAGCCGGACGCGGCCTTCAAAACCGTCATGTGGGACCAGGCCGCCGCCGGGCCGGCCGTGCCGAACGGCTCGATGGGCTTCCGCTACAACGAGGACGGCGCCGGCCAGTGGAACCTGGAACTGGGCAGCATCGACCCCGCCCTGTCGCTTCTCGGCCAGGCCGACACGCAGGGCGTCGAGGTGGCCCTGCCCGTCTTCGAGGACCCGAAGGGTGTGGGCTCCATCATCCGCCGGGGCGTCCCCGCGCGGAAGGTCGGTGACCACCTGGTCACCACCGTCTTCGACCTGATGCTCGCCCAGTACGGCGTCGGCCGCGACGGCCTGCCCGGCACCTGGGCGAAGGGTTACGACGACGTCGACTCGCCCTACACCCCGGCGTGGCAGGCCGAGATCACCAGCGTGCCCGCCGAGGCCTGCATCCGCACGGCCCGCGAGTTCGCGCAAAACTCCGAGGAATCCAAGGGCCGCACGATGATCATCATCGGCGCCGGCATCTGTCATTGGTTCCACGCCGACACCACCTACCGCTCGATCATGGCGCTGCTCATGCTCACCGGGTGTATCGGCAAGAACGGCGGCGGCTGGGCCCACTACGTCGGCCAGGAGAAGTGCCGCCCCATGACGGGCTGGTTCAACATGGCCAACGCCATGGACTGGTCGCGCCCGCCGCGCACCATGATCGGCACCGCCTACTGGTACATGCACACCGACCAGTGGCGCACCGACGGCTTCTCCGCAGACCGGATCAAGTCGCCGCTGTCCACCGGCAGCCTCGACGGCGTGCACACCGCTGATGCGGTGGCGCTGTCGCACCGGCTGGGCTGGATGCCGTTCTACCCGCAGTTCGACGCGAACCCGCTGGACCTGGCGGACGAGGCGCAGGCCGCCGTCGACCGGGGTGAGGCCGCCAGCGTGCAGGACTACGTGGCCGCGAAACTGAAGTCCGGTGAGATCAAGAGCTCCGTGGAGGACATCGACGCGCCCCAGAACTGGCCGCGCACCATGATCCTGTGGCGCTCGAACCTGTTCGGCTCCTCCGCCAAGGGCAACGAGTACTTCCTCAAGCACCTGCTCGGCACCCACAACAACGTGATGGAGAACCAGCACGGGGCAGACCTCCGTCCCGAGGTGGTGAAGTGGCACGACGAGGCCCCGGAGGGCAAGCTCGACCTGCTCATCACCGCTGACTTCCGCATGACCAGCTCCACCCTGTTGAGCGACATCGTGTTCCCGGCCGCCACCTGGTACGAGAAGTACGACCTGTCCAGCACCGACATGCATCCCTACGTGCACGCGTTCACCCCGGCGATCGACCCGCCGTGGGAGACGAAATCGGACTTCGACGTGTTCGCTGAGCTCGCCATCAAGTTCTCCGAGATGGCCAAGGGGCGCCTCGACACACGCAGGGACCTGGTCGCGGTGGCGATGCAGCACGACACCCCCGGCCAGCTGGCCCAGCCGGGCGGCACGGTGCCGGACTGGCGGGGCACGGATCTTCCGGCCGTGCCCGGCAGGAACCTGCCCATCCTGCAGGTGGTGGAGCGCGACTACACGGCGATCGCCGACAAGCTGCTCACAGTCGGCCCCTTGGCCGAGGAGCTGGGCTTCACGGTCAAGAACATCACCTACGACGTCTCGCACCAGGTGGGCGAGCTCGGCAAGCTGCACGGTGTCTACCCCTCGGGCCCGGCCGCCGGTCGCCCGGCGATCAACACCGACAAGCGCCTGGCAGAAGCCATCCTGATGTTCTCCGGCACCACCAACGGCGAACTGGCGACGCAGGGCTTCCGCACCTTGGAGAAGAAGACCGGCCGCCGCCTGGCAGACCTGTCGGAGGGCCTCGAAGAGCGCCGGATCACCTTCGCCCAGACCCAGCAGGCCCCGCAGCCCGTCATCACCTCCCCGGAGTGGTCCGGCTCGGAGACCGGTGGCCGCCGCTACGCCGCGTTCACCATCAACGTGGAGCGGCTCAAGCCGTGGCACACCCTCTCGGGCCGCATGCACTTCTTCCTCGACCACGACTGGATGACGGACGCGGGCGAGAACCTGCCGACCTTCCGGCCCCCGCTCGACATGACGGCCGCCTATGGCGAGCCTGAACTTGGCCCCACCGGGGAGAAGCAGATCACTCTGCGCTACCTCACGGTGCACAACAAGTGGTCCATCCACTCCGAGTACCAGGACAACCTCCTGATGCTGAGCCTGGGCAGAGGCGGTCCACAGGCCTGGTTGAGCGTGGCCGACGCGGCGTCGATCGGCGTCCGGGACAACGACTGGATCGAGCTCACCAACGCCAACGGCGTGTTCGTGGCCCGCGCCGTCGTCACCCCGAAACTGCCCGACGGCGTGGCCTATGTGCAGCACGCGCAGGAACGCACCATCGACGTGCCGAAGTCGGAGGCCACCGGCCGCCGCGGCGGCATCCACAACTCGGTGACCCGCATCCTGCTCAAGGCGACGCACCTCATCGGCGGATACGCGCACCAGGCGTACGCCTTCAACTACATCGGCCCCACCGGCGTCCAGCGCGACATCGTGTCGACGGTGCGCCGCCGCTCGCAGGAGGTTCAGTACTGA
- a CDS encoding molybdenum cofactor guanylyltransferase has product MIAAIVLGGGRSARMGTDKLALELDGATLLARTCSAAAGVAARVVVAGHEQPGLDVEFALEDPPYGGPVAGIVAGLLALDTPPGNDPVDSVVILAGDLANPDAVVDLLAVAQLGKDGVVLVDAEGWRQYLAGRYRLDALRRAVDDVGEVRDLSVRRFLGGLDVAELPAPPSVTADLDTPDQFAQAGRLLYDTP; this is encoded by the coding sequence GTGATCGCCGCCATCGTGCTGGGCGGTGGCCGATCGGCCCGCATGGGCACGGACAAACTGGCCCTGGAGCTCGACGGCGCCACCTTGCTGGCGCGCACCTGCTCGGCCGCAGCCGGCGTCGCCGCGCGCGTGGTGGTGGCGGGTCACGAGCAGCCCGGGCTCGACGTCGAGTTCGCGCTGGAGGACCCGCCCTACGGGGGTCCGGTGGCGGGCATCGTGGCCGGGCTGCTGGCCCTGGACACGCCACCCGGGAACGACCCGGTGGACTCGGTGGTCATCTTGGCGGGGGACCTGGCCAACCCCGACGCGGTCGTCGACCTCCTGGCCGTGGCACAGCTGGGAAAGGACGGTGTGGTGCTGGTCGATGCCGAGGGGTGGCGCCAGTACCTCGCGGGCCGCTACCGCCTCGACGCGCTGCGTCGGGCGGTCGACGACGTGGGAGAGGTGCGTGACCTCTCCGTGCGGCGTTTCCTGGGCGGCCTGGACGTCGCCGAGTTGCCCGCGCCGCCGTCGGTCACGGCAGACCTGGACACCCCGGATCAGTTCGCTCAAGCAGGCCGGTTGCTCTACGACACGCCGTAA
- a CDS encoding MoaD/ThiS family protein translates to MEVRFFAGAAEAAGADSRIIEARGLTADQVVSQLAEGNERLAKVLNVSALLADGTRITDRSTDLSEVQSLDVLPPFAGG, encoded by the coding sequence GTGGAGGTCCGGTTCTTCGCCGGCGCTGCCGAAGCGGCAGGCGCCGACAGCCGAATCATCGAGGCCCGCGGCCTGACCGCGGACCAGGTGGTGAGCCAACTCGCCGAGGGCAATGAACGCCTGGCCAAGGTGCTCAACGTGAGCGCCCTGCTGGCAGACGGCACCCGCATCACGGACCGCAGCACGGACCTCTCAGAGGTCCAGTCGCTGGACGTGCTGCCGCCCTTCGCCGGGGGATGA
- the moaA gene encoding GTP 3',8-cyclase MoaA, which produces MLVDGYGRTARDLRVSLTDRCNLRCTYCMPAEGLLWQPVEETLTDDEVSRVIKVAVERLGVTRIRFTGGEPLLRAGLERIVAVAATLTPRPELALTTNGLGLDKRVDGLVSAGLDRVNISLDSLDRERYAQLARRDRLPDVLAGIEAAQRAGLEPVKINAVIMRGANEPDIVPLAQFCLERGYQLRFIEQMPLGPKGEWDRDAMVTAAQILGALEEQFDLSPAEEPRGAAPAQLWRVAADDAQPGGLVGVIASVTHPFCGDCDRTRITSDGHVRTCLFSRTETDLRAILRDGGSDDDLVAAWTGAHRTKPKAHGIDEVDFVQPDRTMSAIGG; this is translated from the coding sequence ATGCTGGTTGACGGATATGGACGCACGGCGCGTGATCTGCGCGTCTCGCTCACTGACCGTTGCAACCTGCGCTGTACCTACTGCATGCCCGCAGAGGGCCTGCTCTGGCAGCCCGTCGAGGAGACCCTCACCGACGACGAGGTGTCGCGGGTCATCAAGGTCGCCGTCGAGCGGCTCGGAGTGACCCGCATCCGGTTCACGGGAGGTGAGCCCCTGTTGCGTGCCGGCCTCGAGCGCATCGTCGCGGTGGCCGCCACGCTGACACCCAGACCGGAACTGGCGCTGACCACCAACGGCCTCGGCCTCGACAAGCGCGTCGACGGGCTCGTCTCTGCAGGGCTGGACCGGGTCAACATCTCCCTGGACTCACTGGATCGGGAACGCTACGCGCAGCTCGCGCGGCGCGACCGGCTCCCAGACGTGCTCGCCGGCATCGAAGCCGCGCAACGCGCCGGTCTGGAGCCGGTGAAGATCAACGCCGTCATCATGCGCGGGGCGAACGAGCCCGACATCGTGCCGCTCGCCCAGTTCTGCCTGGAGCGCGGCTACCAGTTGCGCTTCATCGAGCAGATGCCGCTCGGCCCCAAGGGGGAGTGGGACCGCGACGCCATGGTCACCGCCGCCCAGATCCTCGGTGCCTTGGAGGAGCAGTTCGACCTCAGCCCCGCGGAAGAGCCGCGCGGTGCGGCGCCGGCGCAGCTGTGGCGGGTCGCGGCCGACGACGCGCAGCCCGGTGGGCTCGTCGGCGTGATCGCCTCGGTCACGCACCCCTTCTGCGGCGACTGCGACCGCACCCGCATCACCTCGGACGGCCACGTACGCACCTGTCTGTTCTCCCGCACGGAGACGGACCTGCGCGCCATCCTGCGCGATGGCGGCTCCGACGACGACCTCGTCGCCGCCTGGACCGGCGCCCACCGCACCAAGCCGAAGGCCCACGGGATCGACGAGGTGGATTTTGTCCAGCCAGACCGCACGATGAGCGCCATCGGCGGTTGA
- a CDS encoding metalloregulator ArsR/SmtB family transcription factor, protein MHGLGPTRTRVLSLLQSASGPLTVGAVAQQLDLHKNSARFHLDALVDSGFAERSTQPSGRTGRPPLLYSATSESPTIGNTHLLELANALLGEFVAPESDGPERARHAGKSWGARSRDPEALDVEGLKAHLSQRGFGVLTTEDSLTFTRCPFREVIDVDQLPLVCSVHQGLLDGITEGSRFTVGHLEVGPRVCRAALSVDA, encoded by the coding sequence ATGCACGGCCTAGGTCCCACTCGTACCCGCGTTCTGTCACTCCTGCAGTCGGCCAGCGGGCCATTGACCGTGGGCGCCGTGGCCCAGCAACTGGACCTGCACAAGAACTCGGCCAGGTTCCACCTCGACGCCCTGGTCGACTCCGGTTTCGCGGAGCGCTCCACGCAGCCCAGCGGCCGCACCGGCCGCCCGCCGCTGCTCTACTCCGCCACCAGCGAGTCCCCCACCATCGGCAACACGCACCTCCTGGAACTGGCCAACGCTCTGCTGGGCGAGTTCGTCGCCCCGGAGAGCGACGGCCCCGAAAGGGCCCGGCACGCCGGCAAGAGTTGGGGCGCACGGTCCCGCGACCCCGAGGCGCTGGATGTCGAGGGCCTCAAAGCCCACCTCAGCCAGCGAGGCTTCGGCGTGCTGACCACGGAGGACTCGCTGACGTTCACCCGCTGCCCGTTCCGCGAGGTCATCGATGTCGACCAGCTGCCGCTGGTCTGCTCCGTACACCAGGGCCTGCTGGACGGCATCACCGAGGGCTCCCGGTTCACCGTGGGCCACCTCGAGGTGGGCCCACGGGTCTGCCGGGCAGCGCTCAGCGTCGACGCCTAG